Within Ictalurus furcatus strain D&B chromosome 3, Billie_1.0, whole genome shotgun sequence, the genomic segment GAGCTACACGGCGATTATAATGACGTGCTTTTCGAAAACGAGGTCCTTTGGATAGTTAGAGTCCGCGGCGCTCCGGTTAGCTCTCAAGGGAAATAATGTGTGGTGATGTATTACTATGGAGAACTTAtagaggagcgagagagagagagagacactaaaCTATCTGACCATTTGACTGTAGTTTCTGGGTAATAAACaaccaaataataaaatgagatCAAATGCCGATACTCAGAATTTCCACATTAAACTGTAGATAttaacgtttttatttttatttttaaatgtactgcgtattaaatttttttttcaaaaatgtaagGATTTATGTCAAAAATTCCATCTTAAACACACCTTCTGATAGATATTAAAACGTACGATTTCATTTCTATCTACGGTTATGCGCTCTATcatctttcattaaaaataaagacaccGTTATACTGTTATGTAAGTATTAGTAATGAcgttagattagattagatcagatcagatcattCAGATCTAATGTATATGTCTAAAAGTACCCACTCTAGGCTGCAGGAAAAGCCGGGACTAAACAAGATTCAGGTTAAATTAAATGGGGGCgggggaagaaaaggaaaaaatgcaaaaaaaataatgaggaGATCCAACATTTTATTTGCCCTTGATCTTACAATAAAACCATTAACGTTTAAatgttagcaaaaaaaaaaaaaaattatatacagaTGAACAAAGGAAAAGAAGCTGATAAAAGCAGTGGTTTTGTACATCCCTTCGTCGAGCTCCGGAGAGACGACACGCTTTCACAGGCTCATCAGAAACCAGCCTAAACCTAAACCACCCCTCCAAAGTCTCTGCACTAAATACTCGCATGTGTTCTCAGGGGGTTAAAGAACGGAGGAATGTAGAtcttctaaaaacaaaacaaaaacaaaccacatacacactattTCAAGAGGCTTCACATTGTCCTTTAACCGTCAGTGACGAGTCGTCGATTTGCTCGCCTGCCACCGGCGTCCgagacggggggaaaaaaaaacctgggcTGTGAGACTGTTACGTATGATACACTTTCGTCTAGTGGAAAATATTCCGATCTGTCTGGAGGATGcgtttctcctcctctcctcagtCCCGATTCGTACGTCCACAGCAGAGAAGGAACGAGTGAACGAGAGAAACCGTGATCTTTTTAtcttttagttatttattttttattggctCGTCTTTCTCTGTAGTGACACTGCTGTGACTTCGATGAAACTTCAATGACGTGGCTCAAGTCTcgtatatatatttcatatatttcaatcttttaaaaaaaaaaaagaaaatgaaaacaaaagggggggaaaaaaaaagaaagaaaaagaaaggaatgagggggaaaaatcaGTCCGGTCGCAGTAGGTTACTCCGAGGCTGGTGTGGGCTCAGCGGGCGTGGCCTCAGGCGTGGCCTCGGTCTCGGCCGGAGTGGAAGCAGGAGCTTCCTCGGTTTTGGCGCTTTCCTCtgtgggtgtggcttctgcCACAGGGGCGGGCTCTTCTGCTTTAGCCTCCTCCTCTGCAGCCTCTGGAGCAGGTGCTGCCTCTACCTCTGCCTCTGCCTCTGCAGCTGCCTCGTTGGTCTCGGCAGccggctcctcctcctctttggTTTCCTTGGGGGCCTGGCCGTTCTCCTCTGGCGCTGCCGCCGCCGCTTCCGCCGGTTCCTCAGtgctcttcttgttcttcttcagAGAGAAACCTTTAAACTTGAACGAGTTCTTCAAAgagaacttcttcttcttcttggtcTCCTTGGGTGCCTCGCCCTCCGCCGCATTGGCGCTGGTTCCTTCGCCGTCTGCAGCCTCGATGGCGTCCCCGGACTCCGCCGTCTCTTTGACGGCCTCCGTGGTTCCGTTGCCGTCGGCCACGGCCGCCTCTCCCTCGGGTTTGGCCGACACGTCGCCGTTGGTTTTGACATGGCCGTTCTCCTGGGGACCAAATTAGAGAAGATGAGATTAGATACTACTCTATACATTTCCAGTCTTTGTCTGTGGTTCAAATTTTCAGGCACGGTCCAACGCTCGGAGCTCTAAGCGGCACTCGCTATCCACTACACACAGATACTAACATGACGGTAACCGAGCAAATTTCTGTTGCCGTGTTTACGTACATCACAAACAAGACATGAAGCGTTCATCTGTAAGATCGGCGTCGTGTCCGCTGTGCACGTCATTCACGTTCGCGTGCGTCAGTGGACGAGATCAGACGATATGCCAAATCTGATCCGACACAAATCTGTCGTTTCAAGACAAAACCGACTTTTCTTAGCAGTTAAAGGATAAGAAAATACACACTAGTCATCGCTGGACAAATGTCAGACTTAGGATTAGACCCAATACACAATTCAACATGctagcaaacaaaaaacaaatacgCGTCAGAGTCACACAAGATCGCAAGACGATACTGTAAAATGATCTGTTTGCTGCCAGgatatatatgtttttgtacAAACAAACGTGTCCTGTACCTAAACACAGCTTAGCCCAATAGCGCGCACACACAATAGTTGTGTATAATCCTGTGCATGTCTAGTCCTGACCGGCGGCGGCGCTGTTTCGCCTACTTTTTTGTTTATCCGTTTTTAAAGTGCAATACGCAATTCCAACACTAGGCGCCGCTGTTGCTCCGCAGAACAGCGACTCCGATGCAAACGTGACAAAACAACAGGGGCGCGTCCTAAACGGCTCATTAATGGCACCACGTAGGACGGAGAGAATCCATTGTTTAATTACACTATGTAGTGCACGTAGAGAGGGAGCAGGGAGCCGTTTGAGCTTTAGACCTCTGGGGATCAACGTGTTTAATAGCCTTCATTAAGGTAACATGATTAaatccgattttttttttttaaagggtgtgtgtatactggAGTATACTCATCACTAGTGTTTAGTCAACATTAGAGTAGAGCAGtggattattttgctttaaaattggcaatttaaaaatatttatatacatagaGTAGCTATAGGTATAAATGTGGAGTCGAGATGAACCCTCTCACCCCGAAATGGCTGCCTGCATCCATGCCCTGCTCGGGGTATCAAATGATGGCGCCCTGCACGCCCCATGCAGCGCACTACGCACTCAACACCCACCATTTGGGATTGAACCCAataacacccccaccccccaccccatctcacacacacacacacacacacaccaccaccagaCAGACGCCTCGGGCTTCATCACTACTCAACAACTCGACTTAAATTCatgcaaaaaccaaacaaaccatgAACTCATACACGGGTAAGAtgtacagatacacacactgtgtgtcgtGGTCCATTTTCTCAGCAGCCCCTCAGTCCCGTGTGCGCTTTTGTTCGCAGCAAAGCGCAAAAAAAAGCAGCCCCTCATTTGCATCCTTTGCGCCCTTTTGTTCCTAAATCACCCCACACAGCACAATGGGCTCAGCCCAAGGCGCATTTAATAATGACTATCCTCTTCATACACTcaaaaagcttcagttaatatgtatatatttctagatatataaattaaaaaaatcccaaatccCATCATTTCTTCATCAACAAAAGAAGATACCCAGGCGGTGTGATAAACAAGCAGACTATGGTGGCATTTCATACTGCTGTGTTCCAGTACAGCTCGGATACACCGAATTGAATACAGTattaggattaaaaaaaaacccaaacacgcATGAAGGGACGGGGGAAAAAGGTGAAACGCAATTTACGCACAAGAATAATTGAATATGAAAATCAGCCAGAAcaagcgcgcgcgcgcacacacacacacacgatgttGATGGacacattatttttaaagccCACACATATGAGTAAAGAAGTGCAGAGTAGTGAAGGTGAGGGATAACGGGATGGACAGTCACCCCACATGGACACAGCTTTTACCTGGCCGTTGGTTTTAGCGGCTGCGCTCTCAGCCTCGGCTGCTCCACCCTTAGACAATTGGGCTCCCATCTTCACTCCAA encodes:
- the marcksl1a gene encoding MARCKS-related protein 1-A, which codes for MGAQLSKGGAAEAESAAAKTNGQENGHVKTNGDVSAKPEGEAAVADGNGTTEAVKETAESGDAIEAADGEGTSANAAEGEAPKETKKKKKFSLKNSFKFKGFSLKKNKKSTEEPAEAAAAAPEENGQAPKETKEEEEPAAETNEAAAEAEAEVEAAPAPEAAEEEAKAEEPAPVAEATPTEESAKTEEAPASTPAETEATPEATPAEPTPASE